The Luteitalea sp. genomic sequence GGCGTGAGCGGGTTCTTGATATCGTGCGCAACCTGGCGGGCCATTTGCGCCCACGCCTCCAGGCGCTCGGTCCGCGCGAGCTGGTCGCGCTGCCGCGCCAGGTCCGCCGCCATCGAGTTGAACGCCTCCACGAGCCGCTGGAGCTCGTCCGCCGTCCGCGCCATGACGCGCGCGTCGAGATCCCCGGAGGCGATACGCCGGCTGGCGCGCGTGAGCCGCTCTACCGGATCGGCAATTCGGTGCGCCATCGAATAGCCAATGCCGGCGCCGAACAGAATGAACAGGATGGCGCCGAGATGCACGCCCCGATCGAGCTCGTCGATCTCCTGCTCGATCTCACGCTGGCGTGAGGCGAGTGGCACGGTGAGGATGGCCTCGTCGTGCCCCGGCAAGTGGACCGGGACGGCGGCCAACTGGTAGCGCATCGTGCCGATCTGATCTGCGGCAACCAGGTTCGGGAGCTGCTGCAGGACGATCGCGCGGTAAACCTCGTCGTGTGTCCGTGTCGAGAGCAGCCTCGAAGCGTAGAGGTCGCGCTGGCTCGTCGCCATCAAGGACGCCCCCTCGAAGATGTTCACGTCCTGTTGAATCACCCGGCTGATCCCAAGCACCTCATCGTCTGTCAGGAGGACGTCGCCGCGCGGGTCCTCTCGCTGGGCAATCGCCTCCTCGATGACGCGTCGCGCGACAGCAGCCGTTCTTGCGGCTTCCTCCTCGACGTCGGCGCGCAACCGCGTCGCGACGAACGCCCGTACGAGGACCGCGAGAATCACGACGGGGATCACCGCCGCGGCCACGAACGCGAGAAACAGCTTGCGCGCAAAGCTCGTGCGCACCTCACGCACGAGGGCGTGGGCTGGCTGCGACTCGCGGCCCAACCAGGCGATCACGTAGCCCGCGAGGAGCACGAGCAGATACAGCGCCCCGGCAAGTGTCACCAATTCGGCCAGATGCATCAGGTGGCCGAGCGGGCCCACGATCGGATAGCCCACCAAGAAGATGGCGTTGCGATTGTTGACCACGTAGACGTTGGAGAGGGTCTCGCCACTCGAGAGCCGTGTCCAAAACGGATCGCGTGACGGCCGGTAGGCGCGCTGGAACACGTCCGCTCTCAGCGGCCACGGACGACGCATCGACGTATAGACCGGTGTCCGGCCCCACCCGTAGGCAACAAGGTCCACGTCCTGCCCGCCGCTCTCGCTCGCTTCGGGCACGCCCTCGCCGCGAAACAGCCCGTAGTAGGGGTTCTGAGGCGACAGAAACCGCAACGCTTCGTAGTCGATGCTCGCCTGGACCGAGAGCCCACCCACGATGCGCTGGGTGCCCGCGGGGCCGGGGGCGCAAATGGCGCGCTCCGCATGCAGCAACGTCCGCTCTTCGGCTCCAAACCTGGACGCCTCGGAGTAGTAATCCCAGGTGCAGGACGTTCGCTGGAAGAGCGGCACCGTGCCTGCGTACTCCGGCAGGTTGAAGGCGAACCGGCTGAGTAGCCGGCCGTTCGGCGGCGGCGCGTGGAGCGCAATCGAGGAGGTCAGCCCAGACCGGGCGAGGGCCGTCGTCCGCCACACCAGGTACGCTTGGTCGGTGGAGGGCTGCTCTTGACCCTGGTCCGCAGTGACCAACCCAGCGAGTGTGGGCGCGAGCGTGGCAATCGCGTCGATTTGGTCGAGCGACTCGATGAGCCGCTGCTGGAGGTCCTCCAAGCGCCTCATCGCCTGTCTCGCGTACTCGGTCTCGATCAGCCGACGCTTGTCATGGTCGGCCTCGTGAAACAGGGCAGGGTAGAGGAGCAAGGACGGCACCAGCAGCGCGAGGAAGAGCCCGACGAGCCTGGTGGTCGGCGAGCCGTGGCGATACCATGCGATGCCGCGAGCGGTCATCCAGGCCGCAGCCGCGCTGGCAGCGAGCGACAGCATGACCGCGGGGGCTGACACGTCCACGTGGCGCAGACTTGACATCACCACCCAGACAAAGCCTGGCAGCAACCACAACAGCGGGACGAGCAGCCGCATACTCCAACGGCGCCGGTCCAGACGCCACCGTGCTGCCGTAAGCCGCAGGGCCATGACACCGGACCAGACCGTCGTCGCCTCGAAGAGAATCAATCCGAACACCAACGCGAGGCGCGCCGGCTCCCACGGCGAGAGCGAGAGCTTCAGCCAGTCGATGTCGCTGCCACCGATCGTGTCGTCGACCACGCGCACCATTGCGGCCACGGCGAGCGCCGCGGCCGATCCGCCCACCAGCTGCCAGAATGCAAAGCGTGCCAGCGCGCCGCGTGTGCCGAGCGGAGAGATGCGCACGGATCGGCAGATCACCGTCGCGCGCCGGACGGGATCGACAAAGAGCGTCAAGGCGGCGACCGCGATTGCGCCGGAGATGAAGAGGTCCAGCGGTACGCGGTGAATCCAGCCAAGCCATGATGACGCGTATGTCGCCGGCGAAAGGAGCCCACCCGC encodes the following:
- a CDS encoding HAMP domain-containing protein, with translation MMRRPLIERGVGPAPWWQVLLAGGACALLAVVVGLAWETWRLGQTPEAAAARVERAVRDEMASRMAALERVVATLVADSRVADALDRRAPDIRTLFDLAALPGARQDIPGLAVTIYDARGEATAWSGRPSAELDIQLVEPDEGAGLRVARGALGWRLVDVAPIERPASGKKAIRLGTVVAERGLSPPDSAYDAGEISFPLPTKLAPVSMTPVRLAAPKRGSGREAVVIRAPDGQALLQADVSPGELARLRADGRRRIRALAFAILGVTALLVAAVWGVSRRRVRSRGRYVQLTGVALAALIGARLLFWAALVPDASAGGLLSPATYASSWLGWIHRVPLDLFISGAIAVAALTLFVDPVRRATVICRSVRISPLGTRGALARFAFWQLVGGSAAALAVAAMVRVVDDTIGGSDIDWLKLSLSPWEPARLALVFGLILFEATTVWSGVMALRLTAARWRLDRRRWSMRLLVPLLWLLPGFVWVVMSSLRHVDVSAPAVMLSLAASAAAAWMTARGIAWYRHGSPTTRLVGLFLALLVPSLLLYPALFHEADHDKRRLIETEYARQAMRRLEDLQQRLIESLDQIDAIATLAPTLAGLVTADQGQEQPSTDQAYLVWRTTALARSGLTSSIALHAPPPNGRLLSRFAFNLPEYAGTVPLFQRTSCTWDYYSEASRFGAEERTLLHAERAICAPGPAGTQRIVGGLSVQASIDYEALRFLSPQNPYYGLFRGEGVPEASESGGQDVDLVAYGWGRTPVYTSMRRPWPLRADVFQRAYRPSRDPFWTRLSSGETLSNVYVVNNRNAIFLVGYPIVGPLGHLMHLAELVTLAGALYLLVLLAGYVIAWLGRESQPAHALVREVRTSFARKLFLAFVAAAVIPVVILAVLVRAFVATRLRADVEEEAARTAAVARRVIEEAIAQREDPRGDVLLTDDEVLGISRVIQQDVNIFEGASLMATSQRDLYASRLLSTRTHDEVYRAIVLQQLPNLVAADQIGTMRYQLAAVPVHLPGHDEAILTVPLASRQREIEQEIDELDRGVHLGAILFILFGAGIGYSMAHRIADPVERLTRASRRIASGDLDARVMARTADELQRLVEAFNSMAADLARQRDQLARTERLEAWAQMARQVAHDIKNPLTPIQLAAEHLLRVHRDRGQPLSPVLEGCLETVLSQVRVLRQIAAEFASFAASPTARLQPTPIADVIEEVIGPYRAGLTERVQLNVEVERELPLLAIDRMLLGRAMINIMENAIHAMPGGGTLTVEAVRADDGVHVSFMDTGVGMDEDALGRVFEPYFSNKAAGTGLGLSIARRNVEMHGGSVTLESRKGEGTKVTMVLPVSGDRVRG